The following nucleotide sequence is from Sesamum indicum cultivar Zhongzhi No. 13 unplaced genomic scaffold, S_indicum_v1.0 scaffold00110, whole genome shotgun sequence.
ATCTTGATCAGTGACCAGAAACCATGTGTTTAGTCCATGACCATTAAATTAGCATTAATTTGGTGGAAGTTTCTCATTTACAAGGTATAATGTGAAATTCCTATAaccaataaaactaaaataatagtaattccTTATATATGCAAATCATTTGAAGATTTGAAATGGCTATGGCCACAACTATCATATAAGACAAGGCTTGGAAGCAAGCTACCAGCGCCTATCGGCGAGAACTGGGCTTGGTTAGTAGTGCCGGCCCATTCTGTCTCGCCCGCCTGCCGACCCATGAATTTTTCAGAGCGGGGCGGAAGGCCGGGCGTACGGGGACCGTCGAAGAAGTGCCTCAACGCGCCGCAGCCACTACTTTGACttcttttatgtaattattaactCCACGGAACTTTATCAATTCCAACGCAACTTATCCTTTTGGAGCTGACGTAACAAACTACGCGAGCCTCCCAACGAAGCCAACATAAATCCGATccgaataaaaaaaagaaaaggcagtTTCATTATGGTGGTATACCAGCCGCCTGTTCTGGAACTTCCAGTTCCAATCAAAGCATATAGATCCGTAAATAGATTTGTATGTATAGCCACTAAAGTCGTGCTCGTCCTTTCTCGAAAGTATCTTTTTTCTGGAAACATGGTAAaccataaattattatgttcgCGATTCTTCATCCACCGATGCAGAAAATGCTCAAGTTTTCCATTCTCATATGAGGTCGGAAAGTTGATTGGCAACAGGTCGGCACGAAGTGATTCATCATGCTCAAAGATGGGCCGATTGTTCGTTAGGGACGGTTTATAGATCATCAAATTCCCACAAATGGAATGAAAAGTGGGATTTGTTTGTAGAAAGCTTATGCAATCATTTTACTTATCTCTAGCCCCTCATGCACtgaaaaaaggaaacaagattAGATATTAGTGTGCAATCACATCCACTTTTGCTATTATGcacttttatgtttctttatctaaaaaatgtgatattataatttataaaataaaatcatctaTTCTACTAGCATACATATGTATGACAGGTTGAAGTAGGTGAAAGGGACATGTATCACAAAAttgtacaagaaaatgaagacaAGTTGGACGTAAGGGTGAAGAAAGTCCATCTCCAACAAGACGTGGACCCTCTACCGGAAATTGTTGagacaataaaaatccaatcaAGATACATGTTATCCCTACAGGAATGACTAGAGGGTTGcatattacaaaagagaaagcaCAATGCCTCAAATGTAAGTGATAACgtaataattgtttattacTTTAcctaaataatttgtaaattttttagttatgcaaaattattgtaaCATAACTAACATTATTTGGTAATACTATATTCATGATACAGTCTCTCAAAACATCCGCTCTTTAAAAGGAAGTTGcaatttttatactatatagTTGTTGGAGGAATGATCTAGTGCTAGAACAggttaattaaaaactttcggaaatttaaaaaaaaaaatcttaatttttaaaaattttatacatttctgaaattgtaaaatttagactaatgcttctcaataatttgtttagatcATGTTTAGTGGTACGCTTCCTGTACCAGATGATTGAGGACGTGGTCGTGGTCGTGGCTCGCACCACAGGGGAAGCAGTTCTTCGACCACCCACACCACGTGACACGATCGCACCATCCCCTGCCTTGCAGACTCAAGATGATGCTGGAGCATCTGAAGCTAGACCGGTAGTTGATGAGTCGATATAGCAGTCTGCCACCTCGGCGGCTGCTCCACCACTACCATCAATCCCCCATCATCAGCGAGCTCAGTACATCAGCCTTGATGATGCAAgataaatttgtttatcaattgttttagtattattttatattgaaaatgtctaatatagcatgtaattttaaatttgacaacCGCTTTCATGAACGCATCAATACAGTCGTGACGAGGACATATTCCCCACCCGTCGCCATGTTTGAGGTAGGTGCCGCCAGAGTACCAATATTTCTGGTTTGAGAGCATGAAGGtaatcaatttcaaattaatttgattttatctaataatctcattatttaatgaattttactaatattttatttaatgttattattgtagatgatCTACTGGTGGCACTGTGACGATGAGTCAATGTTCTTGGTCTTCGACATGTTGGCCTTTAAGTATATGTGGAAGATACTATCTGTCTCCCTGTCCAGTTTGGTCAAGCCACTCTGGCTGGCCAACAAGGTCTGGCTCCAGCTGTAGACGTACTGGGCCAGCGTAGACTTCCAGCAGCAGTCCTCAAAGAATAAGCCAAACCGTGCGGCGAACTCTACGGTGTCCTCAATAGTGTATCAGGAGGAAGGGGTCTTCCTCTATCGACATGTAcaagaggaagttggtaagtaaataatagtattttaaatgctttatcattattttataaataagacgCAAAATGGTTTTTCTTCTACAGGAGGCAAAGGTCGGTCGCCCCCCAAGCAGATGGAATTATTGGAGAAgtgctacaagaaaaaagtggaCGGCGGCTGGAGCGGGCCGAGGGCGTTGGAGGTGGCAATAAGTAGGCacagtattaatattatttcctTAAAAAACTTAATCTTTGCTTAAAAgtgtttataatattatttgttttgcaagAGACGTTGTAGAAGCTGCTAGCGGATAGTCAGCcttagagggttggatattccAGAagatgctttattttttgtaatatccaaccctctactctttgttattcttttagcTTTTTTAAGGATCtattatacatatgtatgtatgtatatatatatatgtattaatggATTGAAAAGtctcaattgatttttcttttcaaaatatttgaaagtgataTGTTCTATGGtggcaaagaaccaaataaattggtgcaaaaaattcttatacacATTAGTTTATCTGTATAACTTTAATATAgtttcaattcaatttcaaacttaaattactAGACTGCAGTTCCTAAATAAAATCCAATCctcaaagtgtaataatcactaaaattatgaatccaGTAAGTGACATTACTCTATACCTATCTTTATATACCAaaccattaattacatttttcagattaaaacacacctaccacatatatttctttcaaatatcCAGCCTTTGAAACTGAATTTCAATAGATCCTTTGTAAAAACTTGAATGGAAAAGGTGTAGAAATCATTATTGAAAGGTTCAGATAgaattcttgaagaaaatgtATAACTTGCAAAAGCTATTTCAGCTCTGTTTCTTGCTTCTTCTGTAGGTAGCTGTTACACAAATGTTTATAtagaatttcaatttctaactTCCATAACTGTCATACTTGCCACTAATAAAAACGTTACAGCAATGAAATAACACTTGCGACTTCTATTTTACTGCTACAACTTAATAAAGTCGCATATATTACTAATAAAGGCGCGAACCCCTTTTCACGTTTCTTCATCTCATTTGCAGGTCTGTTGCTCGTTtgacaaaagaagaagaagttcaTACTATGCAGCAATGTTGTGTTCTTCTTGATGTATTTTAACATGCCCTCCTCAAGTGAAGCTTGTTGAGATACTAACAAGATTCAACTTGGAGATAAGAAACATGAACCCTGGCCCTGGTAAGGTTTTAGAAACACATCTGCCGACTAAACTTTGGAGGAAATATGCATAGGATTAATAAATCcctatttgtatttttctcttacCAAGTGGCAATCAATCTCAATGTGTTTGGTTCTTTCATGAAAAATCGGATTAGCCGTGATGTATAATGCAGCCTGGTTGTCACAATAAAACTTGATAGGTGTAGGAGGGATGATTTTGAAATCCTGCAGTAAGTTGAAAATCCATATGGGTTCACATGTGGTTGTCCCCATACTCCTATATTCTACTTCACCTGATGATTTTGACACAGTTGTTTGCTTTTTAGTTTTCCAGGAAATGAATGATCCTCCCAGAAATACACAATATCTAGTGAGTGATTTCCTTGAGTCCTTGCAACTTGCCCAATCTACATCGCAGAATGCCTTAAGTTCAAAGCTGTCATCTGTGTTTGTTGCAGTCCTCTGTTCATGGTTGTTTTGAGATATCTAACCAGGTGAAGTGCTGCATTCCAGTGTGCTTTACATGGGAATTGCATGTATTGACTTAGTTGTTGTGTCCCATGACAAATATCTGGCCTGGTAAATCCTAAGTATAGCAATCTTCCTAGTAATCTCCTGAAACTTTCAGGATTTTCCAGTTGTTCTTCTTGTGAGCTGCTGAGTTTTATTCCCATAAGTAAAGGTGTACTTGTTGCCTTTACTTCTGATAGCCCAACATCATCAATTATATCCTTGATATACTTTGTTTGAGATATGACAATGACCGTTTTTGACCTGTAGATTTCAACACCAAGGAAAAATTTGGCTTCTCCCAGATCTTTTATAGTGAATAGATTATGcaggtaattttttatttcagagATAGTATCTTTGCATGGTCCTACTAACAAAACATCATCTACAGATACTAGTAGACAATAGAACCTTTTTCAGTTTGTTTAGTAAATAGACAATGATCAAGCTTAGATTGATTGAAgccatatttttctaattgtaAAGTGAATTCTTGATTCTATTGCCTAGAGGCTTGGTTAAGACCATACAATGATTTCTTTAACTTACAAACATGATCTTTGGGAACAGAATAACCCTCAGGGGGCAACATGTAAATTTCTTCATCCAAAAATTCATGTAAGAATGCATTATTAATATCTAGTTGGTGTAGATGCCAATGATATTTTGCAACTATAGCAAGTAGGGTTCTAATTGTGACAGCCTTAGCCATAGGAGAAAAACTATCTAGATAATCTACCCCTTCTACTTGGTTGTATCTCTTGGCTACAAGCCTAGCCTTATATCTATCTACAGTCCCATCTTGTTTAACTTTTAAATAGTTCATCAATCTGTacatattgttgtattgtaatcaaccatttgtctttacaaaattctttatatacaactcctgtttttgagtaaaattgaaaaacttaaagtagtcatgaagttaaaattgatactcaaaactgaaaaattaatcatgtatacctttcttgcaagttcattcattttgcatttattgaaatttgacaatacTTTTAACTAAGGATGTTAAAATACATAAGGAAGAACACAACATTGCTGCAGAGTAtgaacttcttcttcttctgtcGAACGAGCAACAGACCTGAAAATGTGATGAAGAAACGTAAAAAGGGGTTCGTGCCTTTATTTGTACTATATGAGACTTTATTAAGTTGTAGCAGTAAAATAGAAGTTGCAAGTGTTATTTCATTGTTGTACCATTTTTATTAGTGGCAAGTATGATAGTTATGGAAGTTACAACTTGAAATTCTATATAAACGTTTATATAACATCTACCTACAGAAGAAGCAAGAAACAGAGCTGAAATATCTTCTGCAAGTTATACAGTTTTCTTCAAGAATTCGATCTCCAACTTTCAATAATGATTTCTACACCTTTCTTTATCCTTTCCATTCAAGTTTTTACATGGTACCAGAGCCAATTTTAATGGTCTCTGATTagttcaaacaaaaaaatcttgaCGACAAGAttcataaagaaaatcaagaatggaagaagatCTTGATACCCTCAAACTGCATCCTAGTGACAATCCTGGATTGAGTTTAGTCACTACCATCTTGGACGGCTCAAATTTCTTATCATGGAGCAGATCAATAAATTGGTTTTGACAGCCAAAACGAAGATGAGTTTCATAAGTAAAGATGCAGAAATACcagaaagaaatacaaaagaatTCGAGCAGTGGATTAAAGTAGACAGCATGGTTACCTCATGGATCTTGAATTCTATTTCAAGAGATATAGTGGAGAGCTTCATGTACacaaaaacatcaaaagaaCTATGGACTGAACTTGAAAACAGATACGGACAAAGCAATGGTCCAATGGAGTATAGGCTAAAGAGGGAACTTGCATCACTGTCACAAGGTTCTTCGAATCTCTctacatatttttcaaaattaaaaaggttATGGGATGAATTAGCCTGCATCATAGCTACTCCAAATTGCACGTGTACTTGCACATGTACTGCAGCAAGGGAAAATGCAGATATCAAGAGCTCAGATCAACTTATGCAGTTCCTAATGGGGCTGAAGGACTCCTACGACCACGTGAGGAGTCAAATTCTTATGATGGAGCCCTATCCTAATGTGAGCAAAGCCTTTTCCATGGTACTTAGAAttgaaaaacagaaagaagtaaattaaatacagAAGTATGCATCCTAAAATATGGCGATGCAAGCtttcaagaaacaagaatttcCAAGAAcctttcaaaagaaaagaaactttGTTGACAAGAGGTCTCAAGTATGCAAGGAGTGTGGTAAGACAGGGCACCTCAAGGAAGTATGTTTCGAGATCCAGGGCAACCGTGACTGGTACAAGAACTTAATggaacaaagaaagaagaatgcTACTGAAATCAACAAAGCTGTTGTTGTCATAGAGATAAAGGAAGAAACCAACATGATGATTGATGAGAAAGCAATAGCTCATGTCTTGAAGTCTGAATTGCACAAGATTCTAGGAGGATTCAAACCTCAAACACTAGCACTCACTAATGGAAACTACGTTGATTATTCAGGTAAAATTACTGAACACTTTACCATTAGTTCTGAAATTTCTTGGATAATAGATACTGGCACCACCACTCACATGTGCAATAATGATCTACTACTAACCaataaaaggactaaaataggCAATAAATATATCCATCTTGCTGATGGAACTGAACATAAAGTGATATGTATGGGGGATATGAAGCTTAATGATAAACTGATCTtcaaaaacatcttatatgtCCTAAGTTTACATTTCAATCTGTTGTCTGTTAGTAGTTTATGTGCatcatcaaacatcaaatttgaatttcttgacTCTTACTGTCTGATGCAGGACCAGAAGACTAAGGATACTAGTGCAGTGGCCCTTCTTATAGGGAAACATTACATTTTGAATAAACAATCCTTTGAcagcaaaattataaaggatATTATGTGTAGCTTTAGTACTTTTGGACTGAATGCCTCACATATTTCTGTAGAAACTTGGCATAAGAGGCTAGGCCACTTATCTCACA
It contains:
- the LOC110013299 gene encoding uncharacterized protein LOC110013299, whose protein sequence is MSFISKDAEIPERNTKEFEQWIKVDSMVTSWILNSISRDIVESFMYTKTSKELWTELENRYGQSNGPMEYRLKRELASLSQARENADIKSSDQLMQFLMGLKDSYDHVRSQILMMEPYPNVSKAFSMVLRIEKQKEVN